The Spirosoma radiotolerans genome has a window encoding:
- a CDS encoding ATP-dependent Clp protease ATP-binding subunit: MRQLPLHQSVEKALHIARALAREYHNEQFSAAHLLRALLHDDVGGSALLNALQHDVAYIFDWADVWMEEMPRTALVVTDPEHDTSVERILTEADFLRVKLGLDYIEIICVLAAITKPGIGFTADQLRSLPLTERDLLDRFVRDLSAPAPDTAQAKGTNGQNPAVHSPKGEPKFCIDKTAQARAGKLDPVVGRNQEVRTMLEILGRRSKPNVMVVGDPGVGKTALIDGLAQQIIAGLVPARMKNAILLELDPGALLAGASYKGEVEDRLKTVIKDIKQYEKCILFIDEIHMLLDPKGSAGNGVANLLKPELARGELTVIGATTPEEYRKLIEPDQALSRRFELLTVTEPTEKAAERMMRGLAPAYEQHHQLSIRPDVIATCIRLARRYSKERRLPDSALDLLDRTMAAIRMAIETSGNELTQIEKTLKDLAAGDMAPDEALEEYRWLDTLLHHQVSPVLLGQWEDEVNPAELETSAAYHDYIMAKLARFQTLASQQEASVTISDLAAVVAHKTGIPMGKVQAQEKERLLTMESFLQRRVVGQDHALHALSDAILESRSGLQRAGQPIGSFFLLGPTGTGKTELSKSLADFLFNDERALIRFDMSEFKEEHSAALLYGAPPGYVGYEEGGLLVNKIRKQPYSVVLFDEIEKAHNSVFDVFLQIMDEGRLHDKLGKEGDFTNALLIFTSNIGSDWISSEFQANRMPTSQQLMTRMTGQFRPEFLARITEIIPFSPMKEENVVRIFDIQLAHLHKSLKQQGIDLTVQDEARRQLALQGFTPQYGARPLAGIIRNQLRRPISRLIISGQLQSGQAVNVDWNDEASELIWQVS; encoded by the coding sequence ATGCGTCAGTTACCCTTACACCAATCGGTCGAAAAAGCTCTGCACATTGCCCGCGCGCTGGCTCGTGAATACCACAATGAACAGTTTTCGGCGGCTCACCTGCTGCGGGCGTTGCTCCATGATGATGTGGGCGGTAGTGCGCTTCTGAACGCGTTGCAGCATGACGTGGCCTACATTTTCGACTGGGCCGATGTCTGGATGGAAGAAATGCCCCGCACGGCGCTGGTTGTCACGGACCCCGAACACGACACATCGGTGGAGCGGATCCTGACCGAAGCTGATTTCCTACGCGTAAAGCTGGGGCTGGACTACATCGAGATTATTTGCGTGCTAGCGGCTATTACCAAACCCGGCATTGGCTTTACCGCGGATCAACTCCGCTCACTACCCCTGACAGAACGCGATCTGCTCGACCGTTTTGTGCGCGACTTATCGGCTCCTGCACCCGATACCGCTCAGGCAAAGGGAACAAACGGACAGAATCCTGCTGTCCATTCGCCGAAAGGAGAACCCAAATTTTGCATTGACAAAACCGCTCAGGCCCGCGCCGGTAAACTAGACCCCGTCGTTGGGCGCAACCAGGAAGTACGCACGATGCTCGAAATCCTGGGGCGTCGCAGCAAGCCGAACGTCATGGTGGTGGGTGATCCGGGCGTCGGCAAAACGGCCCTGATCGATGGGCTTGCGCAACAGATCATCGCCGGGCTGGTACCTGCCCGCATGAAAAACGCCATTCTGCTGGAACTGGACCCAGGGGCGCTGCTGGCTGGTGCGTCGTACAAAGGCGAAGTAGAAGATCGGCTCAAGACAGTTATCAAAGACATAAAGCAGTATGAGAAATGCATCCTCTTTATCGATGAGATTCATATGCTGCTCGACCCGAAGGGGTCAGCGGGAAATGGGGTCGCCAACCTGTTGAAGCCGGAATTGGCCCGGGGTGAACTGACCGTGATCGGCGCGACGACACCCGAAGAATACCGCAAACTGATCGAACCCGATCAGGCTTTAAGCCGTCGGTTTGAGCTCCTCACCGTCACGGAACCCACTGAGAAAGCGGCCGAACGGATGATGCGTGGCCTGGCTCCGGCTTATGAGCAACACCACCAGCTGTCAATTCGGCCCGACGTCATTGCCACCTGCATCCGGCTGGCCCGACGCTATAGTAAAGAACGGCGCTTGCCTGACTCCGCGCTCGATTTGCTCGACCGAACGATGGCGGCTATTCGGATGGCCATCGAAACCTCCGGCAATGAATTGACGCAGATCGAGAAAACGCTTAAAGACCTGGCTGCGGGCGACATGGCACCCGACGAAGCCCTGGAAGAGTACCGCTGGCTGGATACGCTGCTGCACCATCAGGTCAGTCCGGTCTTGCTCGGCCAATGGGAAGATGAGGTTAACCCCGCCGAGCTGGAAACCTCCGCTGCCTACCATGATTACATCATGGCCAAACTGGCCCGCTTTCAGACACTGGCCAGCCAGCAGGAAGCCTCGGTTACCATTAGCGACCTGGCCGCCGTGGTTGCCCACAAAACGGGCATTCCCATGGGGAAAGTACAGGCGCAGGAAAAAGAACGTCTGCTTACGATGGAGAGCTTTCTGCAACGCCGGGTCGTTGGGCAGGATCATGCTCTCCATGCTTTGTCCGATGCCATCCTGGAATCGCGCAGTGGGCTACAGCGGGCCGGTCAGCCAATTGGTTCTTTCTTCTTGCTTGGCCCAACCGGAACGGGAAAAACCGAACTTTCAAAATCTCTGGCCGATTTCCTGTTCAACGACGAGCGGGCGCTGATTCGCTTCGACATGTCGGAGTTTAAGGAGGAGCATTCGGCGGCTTTACTCTATGGAGCCCCTCCAGGCTATGTGGGGTATGAAGAAGGAGGCTTGCTGGTCAATAAAATCAGGAAACAGCCTTACTCGGTTGTCCTGTTCGACGAAATTGAAAAAGCGCATAATTCGGTCTTCGATGTATTCCTGCAAATCATGGACGAAGGACGACTACACGATAAATTAGGCAAGGAAGGCGATTTCACGAATGCCCTGCTCATTTTCACCTCCAACATCGGCAGTGACTGGATCAGCAGTGAGTTTCAGGCGAACCGAATGCCTACGTCGCAGCAATTGATGACCCGGATGACAGGGCAGTTCCGGCCGGAGTTTCTGGCCCGGATTACGGAGATTATTCCATTCTCCCCGATGAAGGAAGAAAACGTCGTCCGCATTTTCGACATTCAGCTGGCGCACCTGCACAAGAGCCTTAAACAGCAGGGCATTGACCTGACGGTTCAGGACGAAGCCCGTCGGCAACTGGCCTTGCAGGGATTTACGCCACAGTACGGTGCCCGCCCCCTGGCCGGTATCATTCGCAACCAACTCCGCCGACCGATTTCCCGCCTGATTATTTCGGGTCAACTACAAAGTGGTCAGGCCGTAAACGTCGACTGGAATGACGAAGCGTCCGAATTAATCTGGCAGGTAAGCTAA
- a CDS encoding ATP-binding protein, with protein MSDVTSTDLFAITVNATALEQELIWLEAVISARFQLYFEQESLYGSVEEIDEPDLTDNESAYAQLVHEHGLDNYERLMLITALAPHIRPQVLDFFYTSNSTYDRVFTEFGGVRDNTRGGFVPTVETILFLVAGSDLTRRIRLQSHLFHESVLTQLNIILVGPSGPNEPSTCGALTISDEYRALLTTGESNRPDFSTDFPASRVTTNLDWDDLVLDFQIMEEVKEIKTWIDNSEAILKNPQLKKYLKPGYRALFYGPPGTGKTLTAGLLGKSTGLDVYRIDLSMIVSKYIGETEKNLGRVFDLAERRRWILFFDEADALFGKRTETTSSNDRHANQEVAFLLQRMENFPGVIVLATNLKDNIDEAFARRFQSMIYFPAPNVSKRANLWRQAFKGSVEVDPKVDFDKLAERFAITGAIIMNVLRSCVMISVNRQRPITQDDILISLNREFHKEGKSLEDVEKQTMRR; from the coding sequence ATGAGTGATGTAACGAGTACTGACCTGTTTGCCATTACGGTCAATGCTACTGCCCTGGAGCAGGAGTTAATCTGGCTGGAGGCCGTGATTTCGGCCCGCTTTCAGCTTTACTTCGAGCAGGAGAGTTTGTATGGATCTGTCGAAGAAATTGATGAGCCTGATTTAACCGATAACGAGTCGGCTTATGCGCAGCTCGTTCACGAACATGGGCTGGACAATTACGAGCGGCTCATGCTAATCACGGCCCTTGCTCCCCACATCCGGCCTCAGGTACTCGATTTTTTTTATACAAGCAACAGTACGTACGACCGGGTATTCACTGAGTTTGGTGGCGTTCGGGACAACACGCGGGGTGGCTTTGTGCCAACCGTTGAAACCATTTTGTTTCTGGTAGCGGGCTCTGATCTAACCCGTCGTATTCGTCTGCAGTCGCACCTGTTTCATGAATCGGTGCTTACGCAGTTGAACATTATCCTGGTGGGTCCGTCGGGGCCAAATGAACCCTCGACCTGTGGCGCCCTGACCATATCCGACGAATACCGGGCGTTGCTCACCACGGGCGAAAGTAACCGTCCGGACTTCAGTACCGATTTTCCGGCCAGCCGGGTAACAACCAACCTGGACTGGGATGATCTGGTGCTCGACTTTCAGATTATGGAAGAGGTGAAAGAGATTAAAACCTGGATTGATAACTCAGAGGCAATTTTAAAAAATCCACAGCTAAAAAAATACCTCAAACCGGGTTATCGCGCCCTGTTTTATGGTCCTCCCGGTACGGGCAAAACACTGACAGCGGGGTTGCTGGGAAAATCGACGGGGCTGGATGTGTACCGGATCGACTTGTCCATGATTGTGTCCAAGTACATCGGCGAAACCGAAAAAAACCTGGGCCGGGTATTTGATTTAGCCGAGCGCCGACGCTGGATTCTGTTTTTCGATGAAGCCGATGCGCTCTTCGGGAAACGGACGGAAACAACGTCGTCGAACGACCGCCATGCAAACCAGGAAGTGGCATTTTTGCTCCAGCGTATGGAAAATTTTCCGGGTGTGATTGTGTTGGCCACCAACCTAAAAGACAACATCGACGAAGCCTTCGCCCGTCGGTTCCAGTCCATGATCTATTTCCCGGCGCCCAACGTATCGAAACGGGCGAATTTATGGCGGCAGGCCTTTAAAGGCTCGGTTGAGGTTGATCCCAAAGTTGATTTCGACAAACTGGCCGAGCGATTCGCCATTACAGGCGCTATTATCATGAACGTGTTGCGTTCCTGCGTCATGATCTCGGTGAACCGGCAACGTCCCATTACCCAGGATGACATCTTAATAAGTCTGAACAGGGAGTTTCACAAAGAAGGAAAATCATTGGAGGATGTAGAAAAACAGACCATGCGAAGGTAA
- the tssR gene encoding type VI secretion system protein TssR domain-containing protein, translating to MRFLPINGLFFTSNPASGLVRPPYWLAFLLLGLCAPQLATAQLPFFLRVARQPANLVPVSGNPSQIKSGVGISTEGFKASLQPPGGTPWIVYSDRTNNTTFRSSNGTVPFRKMNFMEAFYVLKERNGYLKIIKYDPALPIGNKFSRRVIADRKAAVYYGWALKSRFLLANQSSRSSDQRRAQIVSAVLAQPALLTNPDQYFSHDSVRLFTDPSQQTATETRMRLYDLAYVYKLSETRQQALVGRASWFPTDSVKQIMLGWTPIEVLQPIGQRVFVEADTINQDVRPIPFYRSVSALRRGGRDSTLVNGPFPAVSWNRLGPKYPVLKQYNTADSQSVILTNALTPLVEKRQVPVLNVTGRSISSQVLTTVRAHTNSYNLMYVIEGSSAMQPYWGELLNTIQYTVTQLTQDTTRAITLQVGATIYNEYEKTPDNKSLTLKGKVTLMPLTTNYTSLLSLISRTAPPPRNRPEPEVKCIRSGIGEALKQFAAHPNENNIIVLVGINGDVQSVVNGVLIPAALKRVECRLLSFQVFGALGDIPNNFILHSRELVQEIADRGSDLKKARLVRPDMVTPTNEFNLRMGDRNVYQLAYPDHSMVPGWVLFPRKNQALPFKELYAATDSLFLQVANESQTVTAALEKTFQRLEPQGDRVNPKLSPVYASAGMKLPVSASSLMRLDEYPYLSRAYTPAMGKDGTRWKYIALLPVDEYDGISRWLDQLSGDDIDPALNLDRFKLHNRYRQVLSEAGLSKRAAITLDQLLTSFLDLPVTNPLFKRLPIRQLISRKQVSDALLNQVLYLLRERRDYYRRIPTFRNSRFTSNERTYYWISEDLFK from the coding sequence ATGAGATTTCTGCCGATTAACGGGCTATTTTTCACGTCTAATCCAGCCTCTGGATTGGTTAGGCCTCCGTATTGGCTTGCTTTTCTGCTGCTTGGGCTATGCGCTCCTCAGTTGGCTACGGCTCAATTGCCTTTTTTTTTACGGGTGGCCCGTCAACCAGCCAACCTAGTCCCGGTTTCGGGAAACCCCAGCCAGATCAAGTCCGGCGTGGGCATTTCGACGGAAGGGTTTAAAGCCAGCCTGCAACCGCCCGGTGGCACCCCCTGGATTGTGTATTCGGATCGAACCAATAACACGACGTTCCGCAGTTCGAATGGGACGGTGCCTTTCCGGAAGATGAATTTCATGGAAGCGTTTTACGTGTTGAAGGAGCGAAATGGCTACTTAAAGATCATCAAATACGATCCGGCGCTCCCCATTGGCAACAAGTTTTCCCGGCGCGTCATTGCCGATCGAAAGGCCGCCGTTTATTACGGCTGGGCGCTCAAAAGCCGATTTCTGCTGGCCAACCAGAGCAGCCGTTCATCGGATCAGCGCCGGGCACAGATTGTCAGTGCTGTACTGGCCCAACCCGCCCTGCTAACCAATCCGGATCAATATTTTTCCCACGATTCGGTACGGCTTTTTACAGACCCGTCGCAGCAAACCGCTACCGAAACCAGGATGCGGCTATACGACCTGGCCTATGTGTATAAACTCTCCGAAACGCGCCAGCAGGCCCTGGTCGGACGGGCGTCCTGGTTTCCGACCGATAGCGTCAAACAGATTATGCTGGGCTGGACGCCCATTGAGGTCCTGCAACCCATTGGGCAGCGCGTATTCGTTGAGGCCGACACGATCAATCAGGACGTCAGGCCTATACCCTTTTACCGATCGGTTTCGGCCCTTCGCCGGGGAGGCCGGGATTCGACCCTTGTCAATGGGCCATTTCCGGCCGTTTCGTGGAACCGACTGGGGCCTAAATATCCGGTGCTCAAGCAATACAATACGGCCGATAGCCAATCGGTGATTCTGACCAATGCGCTAACCCCGTTGGTCGAGAAACGACAGGTTCCGGTTCTGAACGTTACGGGTAGGTCGATATCCAGTCAGGTATTGACCACTGTTCGGGCGCACACGAACAGCTACAACCTGATGTATGTCATTGAAGGCAGTTCGGCCATGCAGCCGTACTGGGGCGAACTACTCAACACCATCCAATATACGGTTACGCAGTTGACCCAGGATACAACGCGGGCAATTACGCTGCAGGTGGGCGCTACGATTTACAACGAGTACGAAAAAACGCCGGACAACAAAAGCCTCACGCTAAAAGGCAAGGTTACGCTGATGCCCCTGACAACAAACTATACCAGTCTGTTAAGTCTGATCAGCCGAACCGCTCCTCCCCCACGCAATCGACCTGAACCGGAAGTGAAATGCATTCGGTCGGGTATCGGTGAAGCGCTGAAACAGTTTGCGGCCCACCCCAATGAGAACAACATTATTGTACTGGTCGGTATTAACGGCGACGTACAATCGGTGGTCAATGGCGTTCTGATACCGGCAGCCCTGAAACGAGTCGAATGTCGACTGCTATCCTTCCAGGTTTTTGGCGCGCTGGGCGATATTCCTAACAATTTCATTCTCCACAGTCGGGAACTGGTTCAGGAAATTGCCGACCGGGGGAGCGACCTCAAAAAAGCCCGGCTTGTCCGGCCCGATATGGTAACGCCTACCAATGAATTTAACCTTCGGATGGGCGACCGGAATGTGTATCAGCTAGCGTACCCCGACCACAGCATGGTGCCAGGCTGGGTACTCTTCCCCCGCAAAAATCAGGCGCTCCCGTTCAAGGAATTGTATGCCGCTACTGACAGCCTGTTTTTGCAGGTCGCCAATGAATCCCAAACGGTCACGGCCGCCCTGGAGAAAACGTTCCAGCGCCTGGAACCCCAGGGCGACCGGGTCAATCCGAAGCTGTCGCCGGTTTATGCGTCGGCGGGCATGAAATTACCGGTGAGCGCTTCTTCGCTGATGCGTCTGGATGAGTATCCGTATCTGTCGCGTGCCTACACACCCGCCATGGGTAAAGACGGGACGCGCTGGAAGTACATTGCCCTGCTTCCGGTTGATGAATACGACGGCATTAGTCGATGGCTCGATCAACTAAGTGGTGACGACATTGATCCAGCCCTTAACCTCGACCGGTTCAAGCTCCATAACCGATACCGGCAGGTGCTGAGCGAAGCGGGTTTATCGAAAAGAGCCGCGATTACCCTCGACCAGTTACTAACTAGCTTTCTGGATTTACCTGTCACCAATCCCTTGTTCAAACGCCTGCCCATTCGCCAGCTCATCAGCCGGAAGCAGGTGTCCGATGCCTTACTCAATCAGGTACTCTACCTGTTACGCGAACGACGCGACTATTACCGGCGAATACCAACCTTTCGCAATAGCCGATTCACCTCCAATGAACGGACCTATTACTGGATTAGTGAAGACCTATTCAAATAA
- a CDS encoding DUF5458 family protein has translation MESEPTVPAQLDARPSTAVSRSAPLPGIPELSAYGGYAFIESFIDGSQNLNPDRKARKKIYLGDSSKEADRAVLKEKLKLWIEVLSSSDNQNEMLDLSKQKATEVEQNLQKNLLTALETTRELETSYRALSLFYKNAEADKLPNITVVNASFEQLTDLDNSRFIDYIADELKQNYDRLDLRQNYSLMVVPGFMGSNAVLEKWAKIAHNNKVTLFTDFADLESSEDVIDLFSTANMTGAELFRSSVIMTCNWVVGRSKVAEVGESENLYVPPSMALAGKIYYTLMSQVTAGKKHGGMNEVPGVRFPLRKSELSAVERLNLVPMIDEYGRVMAFGSKTLFNGDNMGLQTYSVVRVFDYITKVLFDFLNRRAFENWNSLIEADLRRQIAGFLDSIKGPDKLIDQFRIMRLERDDKVKDRIYLDIRLTPYFPAKSFVIRLDGRRGDDVESPEWTSDYGQI, from the coding sequence ATGGAAAGCGAACCAACAGTACCGGCACAACTTGATGCCAGACCCTCAACCGCCGTTAGCCGCAGTGCGCCACTTCCCGGCATTCCTGAATTGTCTGCTTATGGCGGCTACGCCTTTATTGAAAGTTTTATCGACGGTTCACAAAACCTGAACCCCGACCGCAAAGCGCGGAAGAAAATATACTTGGGCGACTCAAGTAAAGAAGCCGACCGGGCCGTCCTGAAAGAGAAACTCAAACTCTGGATCGAAGTCCTGAGCTCGTCTGATAATCAGAACGAGATGCTCGATTTGTCTAAGCAGAAAGCAACGGAAGTTGAGCAAAATCTGCAAAAAAACCTGCTGACGGCGCTGGAAACGACCCGCGAGCTGGAAACCAGCTACCGCGCGCTTTCTTTGTTCTACAAAAACGCTGAAGCCGACAAACTACCGAACATTACGGTTGTAAACGCCAGTTTCGAGCAACTGACCGACCTGGACAACTCCCGTTTCATCGATTACATTGCCGATGAACTGAAACAAAACTATGACCGGCTCGACCTCCGTCAGAACTATTCGCTGATGGTCGTTCCTGGCTTTATGGGATCGAATGCCGTACTGGAAAAATGGGCCAAAATTGCCCACAACAACAAGGTAACGCTGTTCACCGATTTCGCCGATCTGGAAAGTTCCGAAGACGTTATCGACCTGTTCAGCACGGCCAACATGACGGGTGCCGAACTGTTCCGCTCCAGCGTGATCATGACCTGTAACTGGGTTGTGGGCCGGAGCAAAGTAGCTGAAGTGGGCGAATCGGAAAACCTGTATGTTCCACCCTCCATGGCGCTGGCCGGTAAAATTTACTACACGCTGATGTCGCAGGTAACGGCGGGTAAGAAACACGGCGGTATGAACGAAGTACCGGGTGTTCGTTTCCCCCTTCGTAAGAGCGAATTGTCGGCGGTTGAGCGGCTGAATCTGGTCCCTATGATCGACGAGTATGGTCGGGTTATGGCCTTCGGTAGCAAAACCCTCTTCAATGGCGACAACATGGGGCTGCAAACTTACTCCGTTGTTCGGGTATTCGATTACATCACCAAAGTGCTGTTCGACTTCCTAAACCGTCGGGCATTCGAGAACTGGAACTCGCTGATCGAAGCGGATTTACGCCGTCAGATTGCCGGCTTCCTGGATAGTATCAAAGGACCCGACAAGCTGATCGATCAATTCCGCATCATGCGTCTGGAACGCGACGATAAGGTAAAAGATCGTATCTACCTCGACATTCGCCTGACGCCTTACTTCCCAGCCAAAAGCTTTGTGATCCGATTAGACGGTCGCCGGGGCGATGATGTGGAAAGTCCGGAATGGACATCCGACTACGGTCAGATCTAA
- the tssD gene encoding type VI secretion system tube protein TssD: MADAADVGFTSTLTIGAKKFDVLSFGASFSRDYDQKGRPSSAVRAGDMSLTIEVTQNENLIDTMINAQNKMIEGKVEFWQSGKDGVFRTVDFKSGYITSYKEGFQPAGGSNFSADISITAEKITIGTAAYDAQWPINS, encoded by the coding sequence ATGGCAGATGCAGCGGATGTAGGGTTTACATCGACATTAACAATTGGTGCTAAAAAGTTTGATGTTCTCAGTTTTGGCGCGTCCTTCTCGCGCGATTATGATCAAAAAGGCCGGCCTTCTTCAGCCGTTCGGGCAGGTGATATGTCGTTGACGATCGAAGTGACGCAGAACGAGAACCTGATCGATACCATGATCAATGCCCAGAATAAAATGATCGAAGGAAAGGTCGAGTTCTGGCAGTCTGGTAAAGACGGTGTCTTCCGGACGGTCGATTTCAAAAGTGGCTACATCACGAGCTACAAGGAAGGCTTTCAACCGGCGGGGGGTAGTAACTTCAGCGCGGATATATCCATTACGGCGGAGAAAATAACCATTGGCACGGCCGCCTACGACGCCCAGTGGCCAATCAATAGCTAG
- the tssD gene encoding type VI secretion system tube protein TssD — protein MPYSSKITLGADSFDILGGDIGFTRSVDLKGRPSSHVMGGQFSFTVEVTDKSNLVEHMVNTQNKPFATGALEFTDAGDDGITRKISFTNAYIVNYSESFSAAGAAYTCSLTLSAEKIQIQEAILDQRWPVKK, from the coding sequence ATGCCATATTCAAGTAAAATCACGCTGGGCGCCGACTCATTCGATATTCTTGGCGGAGATATAGGGTTTACCAGAAGTGTTGATCTGAAAGGAAGACCATCCAGCCACGTCATGGGTGGCCAGTTCTCATTTACGGTGGAAGTCACTGATAAATCAAACTTGGTCGAGCACATGGTCAATACACAAAATAAACCTTTTGCCACAGGTGCCTTAGAATTTACGGATGCCGGTGATGATGGAATAACGCGCAAGATTTCGTTCACCAACGCCTACATTGTTAATTACAGTGAGTCATTTTCAGCGGCTGGTGCTGCTTATACGTGTTCACTGACGCTGTCGGCCGAAAAAATTCAAATTCAGGAAGCCATTCTTGATCAGCGGTGGCCCGTGAAGAAATAA
- a CDS encoding OmpA family protein, whose amino-acid sequence MSKLWVWWMGLGAWVIVSVCVHVFYIKRIRLSEEPVLPPIPIIDGNQLRLKLPGSLFQQAGGELKALGNRSANSRSGLDTLADYLIAHPRRLLTVIGYHTSAESKRTLTANLGSVRAHAVQEYLLNAGVPDDQVKTWGVPSEALMFVHDSTNALSFAFQSIRIDADWLARHQKYIDLYHPLHLYFPTGGTTYIHTPDNEQFASEAIAYLRNHRQERLVITGHTDSVGTAAGNLRLSFLRAKAVQDSLVKQGANRRWLRIVAQGDKAPIAPNALPEGREANRRVTLLVERR is encoded by the coding sequence ATGAGTAAGCTGTGGGTCTGGTGGATGGGGCTGGGTGCATGGGTAATCGTTTCCGTTTGTGTGCATGTCTTTTACATCAAACGAATTCGATTATCCGAAGAACCCGTTCTTCCTCCCATACCCATTATTGATGGCAATCAATTGCGCCTGAAACTTCCCGGCAGCCTGTTCCAACAGGCCGGGGGCGAACTTAAAGCATTGGGCAATCGGTCAGCAAACAGCCGTTCCGGACTCGACACGCTGGCCGATTACCTGATTGCTCACCCCCGGCGGTTGCTCACGGTGATTGGCTACCATACCTCCGCCGAAAGCAAACGAACATTAACGGCAAACCTGGGCAGTGTGCGGGCGCACGCTGTTCAGGAATACCTACTGAATGCGGGCGTGCCCGATGATCAGGTGAAAACCTGGGGAGTCCCATCGGAAGCGCTGATGTTCGTCCACGATTCGACCAATGCCCTGTCGTTTGCGTTTCAGTCCATACGCATCGATGCGGACTGGCTGGCCCGGCACCAGAAGTATATTGACCTGTATCATCCACTGCATCTGTATTTTCCAACGGGCGGTACAACCTACATCCATACGCCCGACAATGAACAGTTTGCCAGTGAGGCCATTGCCTATCTGCGCAACCACCGGCAGGAACGGCTGGTGATCACGGGGCATACCGATAGTGTTGGAACAGCCGCCGGCAACCTACGCCTGTCTTTTCTGCGGGCGAAGGCCGTTCAGGACTCGCTGGTGAAGCAGGGTGCCAACAGGCGATGGCTCCGGATTGTTGCTCAGGGAGACAAAGCCCCCATTGCGCCCAACGCCCTACCAGAAGGCCGCGAAGCCAACCGGCGGGTAACGTTGCTCGTAGAACGACGTTGA